Proteins from a genomic interval of Hyalangium ruber:
- a CDS encoding imm11 family protein: MTMRFFELYDDLYVRDRWHLKNPLASDGHKVDDWDFRLGAPVHIEGRLKIFIERAGKPLDFSETNSRIPVVHTKIASLFAELSPGDVQLIPVDIEGQPDQYLILVATHLLRCIDETASRIRLWTHEDGVPHKVGQYRDVRDLRIDKAKVGEAKVFRPKGWPGTLIVSEEIKDALEHMGATGTKFQEVYSVSGK; encoded by the coding sequence GTGACGATGCGCTTCTTTGAACTGTATGACGATCTCTATGTCAGGGACCGATGGCACCTGAAGAACCCTCTTGCCTCCGATGGCCACAAGGTAGACGACTGGGACTTCAGACTCGGAGCCCCCGTCCACATCGAGGGGCGCTTGAAGATCTTCATCGAGCGCGCGGGCAAACCCCTGGACTTCTCAGAGACGAACTCCAGGATTCCTGTTGTTCACACCAAGATTGCATCCCTCTTCGCGGAGCTATCTCCCGGAGATGTGCAGCTCATCCCCGTCGATATTGAAGGCCAGCCGGATCAGTACCTCATCCTGGTGGCCACGCACCTGCTCCGCTGCATCGATGAGACCGCTTCCAGGATCCGACTCTGGACTCACGAGGATGGCGTGCCCCACAAGGTCGGCCAGTACAGAGACGTTCGTGATCTGCGCATCGACAAAGCCAAGGTCGGGGAGGCCAAGGTGTTCCGCCCCAAGGGGTGGCCTGGAACGCTTATCGTCTCCGAAGAGATCAAGGACGCCCTGGAACACATGGGCGCCACGGGGACGAAGTTCCAGGAGGTTTATAGCGTCTCAGGAAAGTAA
- a CDS encoding AHH domain-containing protein produces MWLRRTAALWMALMLGCTGSPHVVRADRGAAGETLLHIPRAVTVQPPPVTREEAIAALRRLAHEVRLTASPRETVERMFQLDALSGDYLYLQRERKLVPLESGTALQGALTEAEQALATRYRTWCRGAYGLEGDCLGGALVAGKYLDLQGRYMWALALSKSPVLDEFQKALGEMVSLEAVMQAAMWTVGTLLFLLALPEPVTKLLAAAVTATLVLWIGAATLYTLVTGWFQLMEEVKSATTFEELREAGEKYGKVFSREAARAFAMIAMAALNQTAQGFASKVATLPGSAQVSTRAAAQEGLLLSEVGAVEEAAVTAEGFRLALPPGAVAMAARGGRGDRTEKHHIGTVANEKSALRGGPWTPRFQEIFAKAGMRLKDPENVVPIQGHKGPHPELYHRIVYRRLDDATRGCRSISECRATLIRELDDLAKEISTPGSELNQLVTQGKAR; encoded by the coding sequence ATGTGGCTGCGGCGAACGGCTGCGCTGTGGATGGCGTTGATGCTCGGATGCACCGGCTCTCCGCACGTGGTCCGGGCAGATCGCGGCGCAGCGGGTGAAACCCTCCTCCACATTCCCCGTGCCGTCACGGTGCAACCCCCACCGGTGACGCGGGAGGAGGCCATTGCCGCCCTCCGGAGACTGGCTCACGAGGTGCGCCTCACCGCCTCTCCCCGGGAGACGGTGGAGCGGATGTTTCAACTCGACGCGCTCTCCGGCGACTATCTGTACCTCCAACGAGAGCGGAAGCTCGTTCCACTGGAGTCGGGCACCGCACTGCAAGGAGCGCTGACGGAGGCGGAGCAGGCGCTGGCCACCCGGTACCGGACCTGGTGTCGCGGCGCCTACGGCCTCGAGGGCGACTGCCTGGGAGGCGCGCTCGTGGCCGGCAAGTACCTGGACCTGCAAGGCCGTTACATGTGGGCGCTGGCGCTGAGTAAGAGTCCCGTGCTGGACGAATTCCAGAAGGCCTTGGGCGAGATGGTGAGCCTGGAGGCCGTCATGCAGGCAGCGATGTGGACTGTCGGCACACTGCTGTTCCTGCTCGCGCTCCCCGAGCCGGTGACAAAGCTCCTGGCCGCGGCAGTCACCGCCACGCTCGTTCTTTGGATTGGTGCCGCGACGCTCTACACCCTGGTGACGGGCTGGTTCCAGTTGATGGAGGAGGTGAAGTCCGCCACCACCTTCGAGGAGCTCCGCGAGGCGGGCGAGAAGTACGGCAAGGTCTTCTCGCGAGAAGCCGCCCGGGCATTCGCCATGATTGCGATGGCGGCCCTCAACCAAACGGCACAGGGGTTCGCGTCGAAGGTGGCCACCCTTCCCGGCTCGGCTCAGGTGTCGACGCGGGCCGCAGCCCAGGAGGGACTCCTGCTGTCAGAAGTGGGGGCGGTGGAGGAGGCTGCGGTCACGGCAGAGGGCTTCCGCCTGGCGCTGCCCCCTGGAGCCGTCGCGATGGCGGCTCGCGGAGGGCGGGGCGATCGCACCGAGAAGCACCACATCGGAACGGTCGCCAACGAGAAGTCCGCGTTGCGCGGGGGGCCATGGACTCCCAGGTTCCAGGAGATCTTCGCCAAGGCGGGGATGCGGTTGAAGGATCCGGAGAACGTCGTGCCCATCCAGGGGCACAAGGGGCCTCATCCCGAGCTGTACCATCGAATCGTCTATAGGAGGCTGGACGATGCAACGAGAGGCTGCCGCAGTATCTCGGAGTGCCGCGCAACGCTGATTCGTGAACTCGATGACCTCGCCAAGGAGATCTCCACCCCGGGCTCAGAGCTGAACCAACTCGTCACCCAAGGCAAAGCTCGATAG